Proteins encoded by one window of Aphis gossypii isolate Hap1 chromosome X, ASM2018417v2, whole genome shotgun sequence:
- the LOC114127645 gene encoding synaptic vesicular amine transporter isoform X1 encodes MVLDRGMFEEWLKRCRESRQLVVVIVAIALLLDNMLLTTVVPIIPEFLYDIQHPDQPLTATISSGPPNEYLVPHGAMTGNSTNGTVPTWEQREATLKKERHDDLVHETVAVGMMFASKAVVQLMVNPIVGPLTHKIGYSIPMFTGFFIMFISTIIFAFGRSYGVLFLARALQGIGSSCSTVSGMGMLAERYPDDKERGNAMGIALGGLALGVLIGPPFGGIMYEFVGKTAPFLILSALALGDGLLQLLLLQPGVVTTDADPPSLKSLVMDPYIIIAAGAITFANTGIAMLEPSLPIWMMDTMGAGRWKQGVTFLPASISYLIGTNLFGPLGHRMGRWLAAMIGLIVIGICLMIIPTARDINHLIVPNAGLGFAIGMVDSSMMPELGYLVDIRHTAVYGSVYAIGDVAFCLGYTIGPALSGTLVNTIGFEWMLFGTAMLNFLYAPLLYFLRSPPTKEEKKSLVTGEKSSVRYITYQNEAEEE; translated from the exons ATGGTCTTGGACAGAGGAATGTTTGAAGAATGGCTCAAACGATGTCGCGAATCTCGCCAACTCGTAGTGGTGATCGTAGCTATAGCTTTACTCCTGGACAATATGCTTCTTACTACTGTGG tccCAATAATACCGGAATTCCTATACGACATCCAGCACCCCGATCAACCACTAACTGCTACCATCTCATCTGGCCCGCCGAATGAATATCTGGTACCACATGGAGCTATGACAGGTAATTCAA CGAACGGGACAGTGCCGACCTGGGAACAACGAGAAGCGACTCTCAAAAAGGAAAGGCACGACGATCTGGTTCACGAAACGGTCGCAGTCGGTATGATGTTCGCATCCAAAGCAGTCGTGCAGCTAATGGTTAACCCCATTGTTGGACCTCTCACCCACAAAATCGGCTATAGCATACCGATGTTCACCGGATTTTTCATCATGTTCATATCGACTATAA tatttgctTTCGGACGGAGTTACGGGGTACTGTTTTTGGCTAGAGCATTGCAAGGGATCGGATCTTCTTGTTCAACTGTTTctg gaaTGGGAATGTTAGCTGAACGGTACCCTGACGATAAAGAACGTGGAAACGCAATGGGTATTGCATTGGGTGGATTAGCCTTGGGCGTGTTAATCGGCCCACCGTTTGGCGGAATTATGTACGAGTTTGTGGGGAAAACTGCTCCGTTTTTAATACTATCAGCCTTGGCACTAGGAGACGGAT tGCTACAACTACTGCTTTTACAACCAGGAGTAGTTACAACTGATGCAGACCCCCCTTCCTTAAAATCTTTAGTCATGGATCCCTATATAATAATCGCTGCAG GCGCTATTACTTTTGCTAACACCGGAATCGCAATGCTTGAACCTTCTTTACCTATATGGATGATGGATACTATGGGTGCCGGAAGATGGAAACAGGGAGTAACATTTTTACCAGCGAGCATTTCTTATTTGATCGGAACGAATTTGTTTGGACCTCTCGGACACCGTATGGgaag ATGGTTAGCTGCAATGATTGGATTGATCGTGATTGGGATTTGTTTGATGATA ATACCAACGGCTAGAGACATAAATCACTTGATCGTACCGAACGCTGGTCTGGGTTTTGCTATTGGTATGGTGGATTCGTCTATGATGCCCGAGCTTGGTTATTTGGTTGATATACGTCATACAGCTGTATATGGTAGTGTTTATGCTATTGGAGACGTGGCGTTTTGTTTGGGCTATACGATCG GACCGGCTTTAAGCGGAACATTGGTAAACACAATTGGATTTGAATGGATGTTATTTGGAACGGCTATGTTGAATTTCTTGTATGCGCCACTTCTCTACTTCCTACGCAGCCCACCGacgaaagaagaaaaaaaa tctTTGGTCACCGGAGAAAAATCATCGGTGCGTTATATAACCTATCAAAACGAAGCTGAAGAAGAATAA
- the LOC114127645 gene encoding synaptic vesicular amine transporter isoform X2 has product MVLDRGMFEEWLKRCRESRQLVVVIVAIALLLDNMLLTTVVPIIPEFLYDIQHPDQPLTATISSGPPNEYLVPHGAMTANGTVPTWEQREATLKKERHDDLVHETVAVGMMFASKAVVQLMVNPIVGPLTHKIGYSIPMFTGFFIMFISTIIFAFGRSYGVLFLARALQGIGSSCSTVSGMGMLAERYPDDKERGNAMGIALGGLALGVLIGPPFGGIMYEFVGKTAPFLILSALALGDGLLQLLLLQPGVVTTDADPPSLKSLVMDPYIIIAAGAITFANTGIAMLEPSLPIWMMDTMGAGRWKQGVTFLPASISYLIGTNLFGPLGHRMGRWLAAMIGLIVIGICLMIIPTARDINHLIVPNAGLGFAIGMVDSSMMPELGYLVDIRHTAVYGSVYAIGDVAFCLGYTIGPALSGTLVNTIGFEWMLFGTAMLNFLYAPLLYFLRSPPTKEEKKSLVTGEKSSVRYITYQNEAEEE; this is encoded by the exons ATGGTCTTGGACAGAGGAATGTTTGAAGAATGGCTCAAACGATGTCGCGAATCTCGCCAACTCGTAGTGGTGATCGTAGCTATAGCTTTACTCCTGGACAATATGCTTCTTACTACTGTGG tccCAATAATACCGGAATTCCTATACGACATCCAGCACCCCGATCAACCACTAACTGCTACCATCTCATCTGGCCCGCCGAATGAATATCTGGTACCACATGGAGCTATGACAG CGAACGGGACAGTGCCGACCTGGGAACAACGAGAAGCGACTCTCAAAAAGGAAAGGCACGACGATCTGGTTCACGAAACGGTCGCAGTCGGTATGATGTTCGCATCCAAAGCAGTCGTGCAGCTAATGGTTAACCCCATTGTTGGACCTCTCACCCACAAAATCGGCTATAGCATACCGATGTTCACCGGATTTTTCATCATGTTCATATCGACTATAA tatttgctTTCGGACGGAGTTACGGGGTACTGTTTTTGGCTAGAGCATTGCAAGGGATCGGATCTTCTTGTTCAACTGTTTctg gaaTGGGAATGTTAGCTGAACGGTACCCTGACGATAAAGAACGTGGAAACGCAATGGGTATTGCATTGGGTGGATTAGCCTTGGGCGTGTTAATCGGCCCACCGTTTGGCGGAATTATGTACGAGTTTGTGGGGAAAACTGCTCCGTTTTTAATACTATCAGCCTTGGCACTAGGAGACGGAT tGCTACAACTACTGCTTTTACAACCAGGAGTAGTTACAACTGATGCAGACCCCCCTTCCTTAAAATCTTTAGTCATGGATCCCTATATAATAATCGCTGCAG GCGCTATTACTTTTGCTAACACCGGAATCGCAATGCTTGAACCTTCTTTACCTATATGGATGATGGATACTATGGGTGCCGGAAGATGGAAACAGGGAGTAACATTTTTACCAGCGAGCATTTCTTATTTGATCGGAACGAATTTGTTTGGACCTCTCGGACACCGTATGGgaag ATGGTTAGCTGCAATGATTGGATTGATCGTGATTGGGATTTGTTTGATGATA ATACCAACGGCTAGAGACATAAATCACTTGATCGTACCGAACGCTGGTCTGGGTTTTGCTATTGGTATGGTGGATTCGTCTATGATGCCCGAGCTTGGTTATTTGGTTGATATACGTCATACAGCTGTATATGGTAGTGTTTATGCTATTGGAGACGTGGCGTTTTGTTTGGGCTATACGATCG GACCGGCTTTAAGCGGAACATTGGTAAACACAATTGGATTTGAATGGATGTTATTTGGAACGGCTATGTTGAATTTCTTGTATGCGCCACTTCTCTACTTCCTACGCAGCCCACCGacgaaagaagaaaaaaaa tctTTGGTCACCGGAGAAAAATCATCGGTGCGTTATATAACCTATCAAAACGAAGCTGAAGAAGAATAA